From one Conyzicola nivalis genomic stretch:
- a CDS encoding VOC family protein, protein MPTQLNPYLSFRDNAREAMEFYKSVFGGELTVSTFGEFGMDEDPSEKDKVMHSQLESPNGLVLMGADTPNSMDYTVGTSISVSLSGDDDAELHGYWDKLIEGGDVQQPLEKAPWGDSFGMCADRFGVNWMVNIAGAGA, encoded by the coding sequence ATGCCCACCCAACTCAACCCGTACCTGAGTTTCCGCGACAACGCGCGCGAGGCCATGGAGTTCTACAAGTCGGTCTTCGGTGGCGAACTCACCGTCAGCACCTTCGGTGAATTCGGCATGGACGAGGACCCCAGCGAGAAAGACAAAGTCATGCACTCCCAGCTGGAGAGCCCGAACGGGCTCGTGCTGATGGGCGCCGACACTCCGAACTCGATGGACTACACGGTGGGCACGAGCATCTCGGTGTCGCTCAGCGGCGACGACGACGCCGAGCTGCACGGCTACTGGGACAAGCTGATCGAGGGCGGCGATGTGCAGCAGCCGCTCGAGAAGGCCCCGTGGGGCGACAGTTTCGGCATGTGTGCCGACAGGTTCGGCGTGAACTGGATGGTGAACATCGCCGGAGCGGGCGCCTGA